A segment of the Prochlorothrix hollandica PCC 9006 = CALU 1027 genome:
GTGTGAGCTATGAGCCGAATGCTCCCCACATTGAACTGAAGGAAGAACAAGTCGTAGGTCATTATCGGGGACGGGAATTACATTTTCGGACATTACTGAACAATCCTGTCCTTCAGCCCGCATTTCATCTGGTATATCGAGGTATTGGTTAAAGGGTTTATTCCCTCCCCAATCCAGGATTAGCCCAAATGCGTTGTTCCCCTCAACGGGTTTCTCCTTAAAGCGGGACAAGATTAACGGGACAGTGGCACACCCCGCGCTCCACTGTCCCGGCTTAAGGTAACTATTCAGAGGGGGACGAAGTTAATAGGGTTTCAGCCTGACGATCGCCGGTCAGGATCGTCTCAAAGGGGTTCAGTTTACTGGGGAACCATCGACATCGGGTAGGGTTCTCGCCCCCGTGCCGACCCTCTTGGTGGCCCACAACCGGGGCAACCACGGGGGGATTGCCCCTACCAAAATTTGGGGGATCTGCCAACGCGAAATGGACCCTCTTCCATCGCCTCAGGTCTGTTTTTTGGAGCCTGAAACCCTCATTCTCCCGTGACCCCCTGAATCATTACAACCCTCGCAATCCCGTTACGAGTTTGCGTTGTTTCAGGGACTTGTACAGCAACCCTAAATCAGTTGTAAGCATCTCGATGGCTGAAACCCTTGGTGTGGTGTGCCCCCGGAGGGGGCACACCACACGACCCATTTAGGACTGCTGTATCCGTCAGTCAGCCTCAAACCCTTAGGATCGAGGCAGGAAGGGTTAGTCCAATTGAATGGGCTAATCAGCACCAGAACCGGGTAGATCGTCCCCCGGCTGGGGTTAGCGGGTACTGCCGCCAAAGCGTCGCATCGGTAAGTATTTCATCGAATCGATCATCAGCAGATCATCCTGCACCCCTGGGGAATCTGAGGTTAAAAAGCTGGATTCGAGAAAAGAAGAGGAGGAAAACCCAGGGAACGAGCTGAGGGTCAGCGGAGTGGAGACAGCAGCATGATACAGCAATAGCAAAGCTAAACAAGAGACCGTAAAGCACCAGATAATCGAGGACAGTCTAGGCAAAGAGCTATCCATAAGATCCTTAGGTAAATTGGAGAGCAGGGAAAACACTAGTGAACTGACTCGTTCGCCACGATGCTGGGTGACACCAGCAGGCTACCTGAAGCTCATTTAGCTATGCAGGGCAACGTTGATAGGGCAAGGGACTGATCAAAGATCTAGGTGAAATCTTGACTCAGGGGGAGCCTAGAGACAGCCATCCTCAATCAGTTGTCAGGATCTCGATCGCTGAAACCCTTGGCGTAGTGTGCGCCCGGAGGGGACACAGCCCACAACTATCTCGGACTGCTGTAGATGTTTAGAAAAGTCCCTGGCAGACCATTGGCTGCATCAGTTAATTAGGTTTTTTTCTGAATCCTTAGATACAAGAATGTTACAACTCATTCAAAGTCATAACCCATTACCTTTTATCCTAATGGATCCCTCCGCCATGAAGGATGGGGGGTCTTACCCCTCCCTCTGATTAGTGCAGGAAAGTCTGGGATGGCTATAACCTAGACAGGATAGGAACCTCAGCTCCTGGGGTTCAACATCGGTACCGTGGGAATTTGTACTATGGAACTCCGTATATTTGACTCCTGAGGGACTGACAAAACTAGCCAGAACTCAATCTCAACAGTAGGGTCAGCATAGGGTCAGCATAGGGTCAGCAACAGTAGGGTCAGCAACAGTAGGGTCAGCAACAGTAGGGTCAGCAAACCTGACCCTGCTCTGCCACGGGGGAGAGGAAGCCGGACTGTTGTATCCCTTTTAAGGCAGACTTTTCTAGGGCAGACTTTTCTAAGGCAGATTTTTCTAAGGCAGATTTTTGCTGGCGGATCGACCCGATCTGCCGCAGCGGGGATTCCCCATCC
Coding sequences within it:
- a CDS encoding DUF4278 domain-containing protein, producing MHMTYRGVSYEPNAPHIELKEEQVVGHYRGRELHFRTLLNNPVLQPAFHLVYRGIG
- a CDS encoding pentapeptide repeat-containing protein, producing MPFKADFSRADFSKADFSKADFCWRIDPICRSGDSPSHYPTILLGRS